TTGTGCTGGGTTTGTTTACAAAAGATGTATTTTGTTTaaccaaatattaaaaatggaactcTGTACATAAAGCTCATCTCATTGAATTCTGTAAAAGAAGTGAACTTTAGCATGATGCTGCTTTAGAAGGAACTCACTACTGTCATAAGTCATCTTGTAGGGACATAGTGTGCTTTGGCCAAATCTCACTTCAAAGACCTATCAAAATATTCACCAAGTAGGACTTGATTCCAAAACAGCCTGAGctgtttttcaatttaatttataaaaactagGCTCCACAATATGAAGAACCATAATCTTCCTCTAACTATACATTTATTTACTGACGAGTGACTACGGCTGGAACAGGTGGAAGACTGTGTATCTCAACAGAGGGCCTGCGTGGCCACAGCACCAAGTACACAGCAGGATGCTGAGTCAGAATGCGTAGATTTGAATTCAGATCAGGCATTTTCTGTGCCTCCTGGTAAAGATCTCTTAACCTTTCTGTGActgttttcctcttctgtaaactgAGACTACCAGCTCCTAAATTGCATAGTGTAGTTTCAGCAACCCACATTAAAAGTCACAGTACTCTTAGTAGCACAGTGCCAACAAAAgtgttaaatgggaaaaaaaaccaacagagcTCAAAGACAGAGCTACAGTTGGACTCACTAGCATAGCTCACCAGCAACTACAGTTGGTCCTCAAATGGCACAGGTCTGAGCTCTGTGGGTCCCCTTAGacatgggttttttaaaaataaacaacacaaaCTGGTTGTTGCGCCAAAGACACAAAGAGCCAACAACAAAGTTATGCACAGACTCTTAACTATGCAGAGGGTTAGTCCCCCAACCCctgtgctgttcaagggtcaactcttTTAGAAAGAACAAACCCCAAATGTTTTATCTGCAACCTTTCCATCCCCAGACTAGAAATCAATACACATGTCATTCCTTACAATTCTGCAAGTACATGGACCCGATCCTTCGTGGGTGATCTGAAAGGGACTTGAGAGGTTCTTGTGAATTTAACTAACTTGGGCCTAAGGGGTCAATCGCTGTTAAATAGTAGTGCCGGCTTAGGTGAGAGGAAATGTGAGGGGCAGTTTTCTTTGCCCTTTGAAAAGGGTCTGAGTACTTTCAAAGTATGTATCACAAGCACTTGGAAGACACTTTTGGTTGggatcattttaatatttaaatacaaaaagtgAGCACTGAGTTTTTCTCCCCCCTCTCTTTTAGACAAACACACAGATCTAACAGCCAAAATATGCAGAGGAAATGAGCTCTTGCTTTGTCCTCCACAGTCCCCATCTTGTGGTTGAAGCTGCTGCCAGCCCTCCCTCCAACATACGTAGAAATTCACAGTGGCTGCTTTACAGGACAGCTGTaatgcattttgtattttatattgtgTGCATTCCATTCTTAAAAAACCAAATAGCTGTTATTGGTCAGGGTACACCCTTCCCAGTGGCATTAGTTCCTACCCCACAATGGGATAGTGAGGAATCTTTTGGTCAAGAGTAATTTAGGGAAAGGGGTGGGATGGCCAGAGGTGGTGTAACCATCTGCAGTGCTGCACTCTGCTTGCTATCAGAgtgaggacagaaaaaaataagtcaggATAGCATGGAGTGCATGGCTGCGAGTTTGGAGTCTCCCCACAAGACAATGGGAAGCCTCCCCACCAGGTTTAGATGGATCAATGtgccaaagttaaaaaaaaaaaaaatccagtaatcAGCAGTTCAAACACTAttgaattttcaaatttctccCACCAAGACAGGTCAAACATGGCAGTAACAATCTAGATCTTTCCGGGAAGTGATGGTAGAGCCCCTGGCATTCCTCCTGATAGCCCTGTGTTAGGCCCTAGAAgtatctggaaaagaaaaggaggggtaTAAGGTATTATACAGACCTAGGGATCTCATTTTTCATCATACTTGTTGAGGGCACAGTCGGGTACCTAGGAGAGCAAAGTAACTGCCCTAGTGCTGGAGAAATAAACTTGTGTCTCCACTACTGGCAAAAAGCCCAGTTTTTGGGCTCACCTGCCGTTGCTGCAGTTGCTGCTGTTGCTCCATCTGCAACTTCTCAGTCTCAAAGACGACAGGAAGAACCAGGATCATGAAGGAAGTGGTTCCAATCCACAATGCTGCCCTAGAAAACCTGCAGAGGGAGCAGGAGCATGGTGGCAAGACAAATACAGCTTCATCAAGAACGAACCAGTAACCAAACCTCTCACACTGCACACTCAGTGTTTATGCAAAGCGTGTTCTACCCAACCCTGCACCATACTCCTACCAGAAACAGGAAGAGCGTTTCTGGTGAATGTACATCTAGTAAGAGCAGTCTGAACATTCTCCTAAGTTCTCACAATCGTCTTACACGTTAATTGTCTCACATAATCTAACACGATCCTCAAAACGACCCTGCCCGATAAGAATCCCCAgcttacagagaagaaaattaaaaccaaaaaagctTAAAGTAGCACCAGTCCAAGGTCACTCAGTAATCTAGGTGGCTGGCTGGCCTCCGACACAGGTCTGCTGCTTCCAAAGCCTGTGTTTGTTCAGGGCACCTCCGTCACCCCAGGCACACCCCAATCTCTCTGCCCTCGTCTCTTACCTGTACATTTTTTGAGCCACGAAGAGGGAGAGATCAAAAGTGGCTCCAGCCGCGGACCGGACCCTCTCCGGGAACATCTCCGTCAGACCCCACAGTCTCTCCGACAGGGTCTCATCTAGCTGTGGTGGAGGAGGCGGGGTCTGAGCCGAGCAGCTGCAACTACCCCTCGACCCCAGGACACACGGGTCCCCCAGAGCTAGGGTCCCTCGACCCCAGCGGGGACTCACCCCGCCTCCCCGCGGCGCCTCTGCTCGGACTTCTCCAGAGTCCTCGACGCGCCTTCGCCCGCATCCCTCAGCACGAGGAGCCCGCATCCCCCGCCTCCCGCCTGCACCTTCTCTCCCCGCTCCGCCCCGCGGGGCTCAGTACCTCGTCGTCGTCTTCCTCCTCGAGCTCGTCCTCAGGCTTCTCGGCATCGCCTTTCGGAAGCAATTCGTCCGGGGACAGGGACGCCCCAGGgccggcggcagcggcggcagccatggctgtggggcgggggggtggggggggtcaccGGAAGCGGAAGGGGAGAGGCGAGCGCAGCGCTGATAGAGCCGCCCTTCCGGGATCCAGAGGCAAGACGGCTCGGAAAGAGCGCCGCCATCTGGCGGGCGGGTTCCACTGCCCTTCAGCCAAGGGCGGCCTGAACTTCCTGAAACGTGAGGCATCTGGAACATTTGTTGAAAGCACAGGATTCGGGTGCTTCCGCGATTATTCAATTCGGCGAATTTTAACAAGCTTCCCAGAGATCACACTTAGACAAACACGAATCTAGTTTCATTTCTCTGAGGAATGTACTTGGTAGGAGTCAATTTGAGAGTTGGTCTTTGAAAAAAAGTCCTAAGGTACTAAAACAAAGGCGAGTTAACAGTTAAGTACCAGGCATTGTTTGTGGGAAAGCCGCGGTGGGGGAGTGGAGGAGGCGTGGAGCGGGCGCGCTAATTTAATCTTCACACCAATCCACTGAAGAGCAATTATCCCTTTCTAGAAATGAGGGAAGTGAGGCACAGTACAGGGTTGCTGCAAGTATTTCTGGAGGATGGATTTCTAGAAGTGGGTTTGTTGGCCAAaagtattaacatttaaaattttgttaggtATTAACTAATTGCCCTTGGAATTATATACTTTCAAAATAGTAAATGgaaatttcttttataatgtgCCCTAAAAGTTATTAATATAAGGGTAGTTGGATATACCTCTTTAGCCAATTAACCAAGGAATAGAATAATTTTATAGAAGAATTTCAGGATCGGACAGTCCCAATGCTTATCTGATAGATGATAGACTTTGTTCTTCCTGTGCTTACAtatttggggggcggggtgggggctgcactTCCTCCTGATGGAATCCTCAGTCCTTGCCATCTTTGGACAGAGCAGCCCTGACTACAAAGTCTTCATGCCACAAAAGGGTgcctactgtatgattccattaaataaaattaaaaggcaaaatcaaTCTATGGTGAGAAAGATAGTGATTCcctttgaggaggaggaggcagcaatATTTGGGAAGGCAAGAGAATTTCTGGAGTGCtggtaaaattctatttttttttttcttggctgcgtgcacagcatgcagaggttcccaggccaaggatggaaaccATGCCACAGgactgacccaagccacagcagtgacaccacctttaatccactgtgccaccagggaactccagaaggttctatttcttttctttttttttttttttggtctttttgctatttctttgggctgctcccgcggcatatggaggttcccaggctaggggtcaaatcggagctgtagccactggcctacgccagagccacagcaacgcgggatctgagccgcatctgcaacctacaccacagctcacaccaacgccggatccttaatccactgagcaagggcagggaccgaacccgcaacctcatggttcctagtcggattcgttaaccactgagccacgacgggaactcccagaaggttcTATTTCTTGATGTGGGTGGTATTTACAGGGGTATGACCATTTGGGATAATTCACTAGGCTGTACTTTTTATGAATTAtgctttgtgcatttttttttgtcttttgtctttttagggctgtacccacagcatatggaggttcccaggctaggggtctaatcggagctgttgctgctagcatatgtcacagccatagcaacgccagatcagagcctcgtcttcgacctacaccacagctcacagcaaca
Above is a genomic segment from Phacochoerus africanus isolate WHEZ1 chromosome 7, ROS_Pafr_v1, whole genome shotgun sequence containing:
- the TOMM22 gene encoding mitochondrial import receptor subunit TOM22 homolog, translated to MAAAAAAGPGASLSPDELLPKGDAEKPEDELEEEDDDELDETLSERLWGLTEMFPERVRSAAGATFDLSLFVAQKMYRFSRAALWIGTTSFMILVLPVVFETEKLQMEQQQQLQQRQILLGPNTGLSGGMPGALPSLPGKI